The Solibacillus sp. FSL R7-0668 genome includes the window CCATTTTGAAAAGTCACTCGCTTGATATTTTTCAGCTGAAGCGACCTTTAATGAAGAACGCTGATATTTGAAGCGTAAATAAATTAAGGAAGCCAGTGCCCCGAGTACAGAGCCAATCATGACCCCGCCGGCAATGATTTCCGTAGACAGCTCCATTTGCACAAGGACATATGCCGCCACAATAATGAGCACAGCGCGGATCAGCTGCTCTAACACTTGTGACATCGCAGTCGGGCGCATATCATCATAGCCCTGGAAAAATCCGCGATAGACCGCCATATAAGGGGCGACTAATAATGTCAATGCCACAATAATAAGGGCAAAGCGTGTAGAAGGCCCACCAAGCCAATCTGCTAAAACATGCGAGAAGCTAAAAATGAGCGTAAAGCTAAAGAGCCCAAAGCAAATAGCTAATATACTGGCAGTGAGATAAATCTTTTTGACCTGCCAAGCATTCCCTCGCGTATTGGCCTCGGCGATGAGCTTGGAAATCGCAAGTGGAATTCCCGCTACCGATAAATACAGTGCCACCATATAGACAGGGTAGACAAGGCTGAAAATACCGAGCACCTCATCACCCGCGATATTTTGCAGCGGCACACGGAAAATACTGCCCAAAATTTTGGAGAGTAAGGTCGCGATTGTTAAAATGAGCGTGCTTTTCACTAATGTGGATTGGCTCATTGCTTTTTACCTTGTCCTTTTAGCTTCAACGCAAATACCTTTAATGCGAATTGTGGTAGTACAAGTGCACGCTTCCATCGACTCGGCTGTTTTAGGAGGCGATAAAGCCATTCTAAATTGAGCTTTTGCCAAAATACTGGTGCGCGCTTTACAGTACCGGCAATGACATCAAACGAGCCACCGATTCCCATAAAGACACCGTGCGAGAACTTGTCCATATTTTCCGAAATCCATTTTTCCTGGCGCGGCACACCAAGCGCAACAAAGATAAAATCAGGCTGTAGCGCTGCGGCCTCCTCGGCAATTGTATTGTTGTCCCAATCAAAGAACCCATCATGATAGCCAACGACCTCAACATTTGGATAATCCCGCCCGATATTGGCCGCTGTTTTTTCGATTGTTTCCTTTTGAGCGCCAAGCAAATAAATTTTGTAATGCTTTTTTTGCCCGATTTTTAAAAGCTCGACCATTGTATCGTAGCCCGTCACTCGCCCCGGTAAGTCCTCACCTAAAATCGAAGCCGCCTTCACAACGCCAATTCCATCTGCGCATATATACGTTGCTTCATTAATATACTGGTTAAGTGTGGCATCCTCACTAGCCCGCATGACAATTTCCGGATTCGCCGTAATGACAAAGGTCTTTTCCTTTTGATCAGCGCTTTGGACAAGTAAATCCACAAAGCCTTGCTGATCGATATGTAAAAAGGGAACGCCCATAATCTTTACATGTCTCATATTTTTTTGACAACCTTTCTTATTTATATACCATTAACTGCCCCTTATCATACCACAAATACTACATGGAAAAAATATATCCCAGGAGAAATGACAAGGGGGGCTGCATCCTTTGACGAGAAATGGAGAGGAAGGTTCTCTTAACCAGACAAATGGGAAAAAATATTGAAAATAAGCGGGTTTACAGGAAGTTTTTACATTACATTTGCATTACAAAATTGACACTTATATTACTAAAAATAGCAAATAAGCGATGGATATCTGATGCTATTTTAAAGTAATTAACCTTTAATGTTAGTAATTGGATTTTGTAAACATTCAGAATAATAGGATTTCATATTGGTAATTTTGTTAATTTTTTGCCGTATTATGGTGTTTTATGTTACGAAATAGTGTAAATAAACCATAATTCACCTAAAAATTGAAAACGAATAATGCAAACATTTCCACCATAAGGTATAATAGGTTTTGAATATGCCATTTTTAGGTTTAGTAGGATATATTATTATGTTTCACAATTTTGTAATGTGGAATAATTAAAGAGTAGAAATATATCCTTGTTTTCTAAAATAATAGATGGTATATTATTGAAGTAATTAGATGTGCCAAATTGTTGCACTTGTGCCAATTTGTGCTCATTTACTAAAAAAATCCCTTACTTAGCCACAAGAGATAGCTCATCGCACTGCGTGTTATTTCTGGGTAGGTAAACCGGAAAATTTAGGAGGAAAAGAATAAATGGCAAAATCAAACAAAGGTCGTAAGTTTTTTGCGACAACTGCAACTGCTGCATTAGTAGCATCTGCAATCGTACCAGTAGCATCTGCTGCTCAAATTAATGACTTCAATTCAATTTCATCATACGCTCAAGAAGCGGTACAAGATTTAAACGATCGTGGAGTTATTAAAGGGGACCAAAAAGGTAACTTCAACCCTAAGAGTGCAATCACTCGTGCTGAAGCAGCGACAATCTTAGCGAACGCTTTAGAATTAGAAGGTTCTGGTTCTACTAGCTTCACAGACGTGAAAAAATCTGCTTGGTATTACAATGCAATCGATGCTGCAGTAGCTAACGGAATTTTCCAAGGTCAAGGCGCTGGCAAATTTAACCCATCAGCTAACTTAACTCGTTCTGAAGCGGCAATCATCCTTGTTGATGCTTTCGGTTTAGAAGGTTCTGCTGATCTTTCAACATTCAAAGACAGTGCTAGCGTAAAATCATGGGCTGAAGAAGCTTTATCTATCGCAGTAGAGAACGGCGTAATGAAAGGTGACGACAATGGCAACTTAAAGCCAAACGCATCTATCACTCGTCAAGACTTCGCTTTAATGTACTACCGTACAGAAGGCGTTGAAGGTACAGAAGAAGTATCTGGTTCAGTAAAAGCAATCAACAACACAACAGTTGAAGTAACTTTCACTGAAGAAGTTTTAGATATCAAAGCATTAGACTTCGCTATCGAAGGTTTAGAGGTTACAAATGCTGTTGTTAAACAAACAAACTCTAAAGTAGTTGTATTAACAACTTCTGCTCAAACTGCTGATGTAGACTACAAAGTAGCAGTAAATGGTGAAGCAATCGGTTCATTCAAAGGTATCGGTGCTGTAATCCCTACTTCTATTAAAGTAGAAACAACTTCTGTACAATCTAAAGTAGGTGCTCAAGTTACGCTTAAAGCAACTACAACTCCTGGTGCTCAAGTAACATTCAACGTACAAGCAACTGGTAACTCATTAAACGAAAACAAAAAAGTAGAAGTAACTGCTGGTACTGACGGTGTTGCAACTTATTCTTACACTCAATACGGTGTAGCTGGTGTTGATAACGTAACTGTTTACCCTACGGGCGCTCCAAGCTTACTTGGTTACGCTAAAGTTTACTGGGGTAAAGAGCAAATCTTAACAGTAGATGCTGATGCAAAAACTGTTGATAATGGTGCTAATCGCGTTTACAAAGTAGTATACAAAGACCCAACTACTGGTGCTCCAGTACAAAACGCTAAATTAAATGTAACATTTAAAGAAAACTTAAATGATATCGATGGATCAAAAACTAATGATTCTTCTGCTAGTATCCGTAAAGATAACGGCACATATGTAACACCATACCAAGATACAACTGCTACTGCTGGTACTAACCGTGAAGAAGCATTCCAAGTTGTAACAAACTCTTTAGGTGAAGCAACATTTATTTTAACAGGTAAAAACACTAATACTACACCTGTAGTATTTGCTGATGCAAACACAAACAATCGTTTTGATGCAACTGAATTACAAGTAGAAGCTGGTGCAACTAAATTCCAAGGTGTTCAATCACCATATACAATTACATTTGAACGTACTGCTGATTTCGTAGCTGCGTTAAGTAATGAACATGGTCAAGAAAACCCAATTAGCTACAAATTAAAAGTAAACACTGATAAAAAAGATAAAGATGGTAATCCAATTCCATACAAAGGTGCAACAATTAAAGTAGCAATCCAACAAAACCAAGATTCTACATTAACTAACAACACACCTGCACAAATCGCTTCTTCTGACAATGGTCCTTATACTACAAATGGTGTAGTATCAGTAATCACAGATGATAAAGGTGAAGCAACTGTTTCCCTAAAATCTGCAGTAGACAATTCAAAAGCTACTCCATTAGCATGGATTGACTTAAACACTGCTGGTAACAATGCAGCAGTTGGTAACGATAAATTAGAAGATGGTGAGCCAAATGCAGTAGGGCCAACAGTAACATTCTTAAAATCTGTTGTAGTAGCTCCAGCATATACATTAAACACAGCTTCTGCTGGTGCGTTTATTAACGGCGATACTATGACTTGGAAAGCTTCTTTAAATAACCAAAGCGGCAATGTTTCTGAAACTGCAGGTGTACGTAATGCGACTTACACTATTACGAATACATCTAATTCTATTCAAACAATTAATCCACAATTAGTTGATGCTGCAGGTAATGCTTACCAAGGATTAACAATTACGTATAATGGTCAAACTCAAACTCAACCATTTACAAATGGTAGTGCGGTAAAATTAGAACCAAATACAACTGTAACAATTCACGGTATCGCACCAGGTTTACGTAACCAATATACGAACACAAACACAAATGTTTCAAATACTACAATTACAACAACGACTGAATTAGCAGAGTACTCAACAACAAATGATGCGTTATTAAAAGTTGTTGCTCCTAATGACAATGGTCAATTATCAGTGTCAGCTAACGTAACAACTGTACGTAAACAGGTTACTGGTGATATTCGAAACAACAATAACACGTACACATATGATGCTAAAGTAGCGGATTATATTAAATCAACATTAATTGAAGATAATACTGCTACAGTTACTGGTACAGTAATTGGTTATGAATTACGTGATCTAAACCGCTTTGAACGTTCAGATTGGTCTACAGAAAATCCTACTACTTTTGGTCGTCTTGTAATTAAAGAGCAAGGTACTGGAACTGTTAAACATTATTACTACAAAGGCGCTACAATTGCACCTAAAACAGCTGAACAAGCAACAGATTTCAGTACTTTACGTTTAGGTGATGTAAGCTTCACTGGTGCAGATAATGCTTTAACAGGTGCTGATCAGTTCGAAAACTTATTATCAATTAATGATGAAGTTCAAGTGAACGCAGCTAAATCTAATGGTGCTAAACTAGATGGTACAGGCGTTGACTACACAAACACAACTGGTAAAGAAGTTCGTTTATACAATAAAGATAACAGTTCTACTAAACAAGCTATTGGTAACAAAGATTATACTGCTCCAGCAGCAGTTCCTGCACCGGTAGTGACATATGCAGTTGTATCTGATACGGATAATAATGGTGCTGTTGATACATTAGAATTGCGTTTTGATAA containing:
- a CDS encoding S-layer homology domain-containing protein — its product is MAKSNKGRKFFATTATAALVASAIVPVASAAQINDFNSISSYAQEAVQDLNDRGVIKGDQKGNFNPKSAITRAEAATILANALELEGSGSTSFTDVKKSAWYYNAIDAAVANGIFQGQGAGKFNPSANLTRSEAAIILVDAFGLEGSADLSTFKDSASVKSWAEEALSIAVENGVMKGDDNGNLKPNASITRQDFALMYYRTEGVEGTEEVSGSVKAINNTTVEVTFTEEVLDIKALDFAIEGLEVTNAVVKQTNSKVVVLTTSAQTADVDYKVAVNGEAIGSFKGIGAVIPTSIKVETTSVQSKVGAQVTLKATTTPGAQVTFNVQATGNSLNENKKVEVTAGTDGVATYSYTQYGVAGVDNVTVYPTGAPSLLGYAKVYWGKEQILTVDADAKTVDNGANRVYKVVYKDPTTGAPVQNAKLNVTFKENLNDIDGSKTNDSSASIRKDNGTYVTPYQDTTATAGTNREEAFQVVTNSLGEATFILTGKNTNTTPVVFADANTNNRFDATELQVEAGATKFQGVQSPYTITFERTADFVAALSNEHGQENPISYKLKVNTDKKDKDGNPIPYKGATIKVAIQQNQDSTLTNNTPAQIASSDNGPYTTNGVVSVITDDKGEATVSLKSAVDNSKATPLAWIDLNTAGNNAAVGNDKLEDGEPNAVGPTVTFLKSVVVAPAYTLNTASAGAFINGDTMTWKASLNNQSGNVSETAGVRNATYTITNTSNSIQTINPQLVDAAGNAYQGLTITYNGQTQTQPFTNGSAVKLEPNTTVTIHGIAPGLRNQYTNTNTNVSNTTITTTTELAEYSTTNDALLKVVAPNDNGQLSVSANVTTVRKQVTGDIRNNNNTYTYDAKVADYIKSTLIEDNTATVTGTVIGYELRDLNRFERSDWSTENPTTFGRLVIKEQGTGTVKHYYYKGATIAPKTAEQATDFSTLRLGDVSFTGADNALTGADQFENLLSINDEVQVNAAKSNGAKLDGTGVDYTNTTGKEVRLYNKDNSSTKQAIGNKDYTAPAAVPAPVVTYAVVSDTDNNGAVDTLELRFDKAIDKATLEAGDFRLSATNVATTTAYVSGKRDVSGSANGNVLKIEFDNTTFPVNSTVYFEYAKNNAVGGNKALTGTNGQEVATQAYTQVFSVTNLSTASAPATSIAGYTATNLPTNEVLVALPISSVTGASAYKVIVNGVDYNLASKQLATGQTVYNVLVPKADYDTAVALGTILVAKQ
- a CDS encoding WecB/TagA/CpsF family glycosyltransferase, which gives rise to MRHVKIMGVPFLHIDQQGFVDLLVQSADQKEKTFVITANPEIVMRASEDATLNQYINEATYICADGIGVVKAASILGEDLPGRVTGYDTMVELLKIGQKKHYKIYLLGAQKETIEKTAANIGRDYPNVEVVGYHDGFFDWDNNTIAEEAAALQPDFIFVALGVPRQEKWISENMDKFSHGVFMGIGGSFDVIAGTVKRAPVFWQKLNLEWLYRLLKQPSRWKRALVLPQFALKVFALKLKGQGKKQ